The genomic DNA TACGCGGAGGAAGGCGAAGGAACTGGAGCTCAGAACCGAAGAATGCCGGCCTGCTTCAACGCGCAGTAACGCTCTTGGCATCCTTCGCGTCGAACTGTTTCTCCGCGAAGCTCCGCACTCGCTGCGTTCTCTGCGGTTCCACAGATCGCGCGTTCAGTTCGCACTCTCGCTCGCACCATGCGTAGAGGCCTCCGACGCGTTCTTCACGTAGCGATCGAGCCACTCGATGCTCTCGGCAAGCACGTGCATGACGCTTTCGCGTGCCATGTAGCCGTGGGACTCATAGGGAAGCATGACGAGGCGGGCCGTGCCGCCTGTGCCCTTGATCGCCTGAAAGAGTCGCTCGGACTGGATGGGGAAGGTGCCGGAGTTGTTGTCGATCTGGCCGTGGATCATGAGGATGGGGGTCTTGATCTTGTCGGCATGGGTGAACGGGGACATGTTCATGTACACGTCCTGCGCTTCCCAGAACGAACGACGCTCGGACTGGAAGCCGAAGGGTGTGAGCGTCCGGTTGTACGCGCCGCTGCGTGCGATGCCGGCCTTGAACATGCCTGGCGGACAGTGCGCAAGCAGGTTCGCCGTCATGAACGCGCCGTAGGAGTGCCCCCCCACCGCCACGCGCGTCGGATCACCGACGCCCATCGATACCGCCTTGTCGATGGCGGCCTGCGCGTTGGCCACAATCTGCTTCACGAAGGTGTCGTTGACGGTTTCAGGGTCGCCGATCACGGGCATCGAGGCGTTGTCCATCACTGCGTAGCCCGCGAGGAGCAGGAAGAGGTGGCTGCTGCCGCCGATCTGCGTGAAACGGTGCTGCGAGCCCGACACCTGGCCTGCGGTCGATGTGTCGGAAACCTCGTTCGGATACGCCCAGATGAAGAGAGGGAGCTTTGTCCCCTCGACGTAATCGGGCGGCAGGTACATCGTCGCCGACAGCGGCGCGCCATCGTCACGCGCGTACGTGATGATCTCGCGCTTGATCTTGCGGAGCTCGGGAAGGGGGTCGGTAAACGTCGTCAGCGCAGTCCTCGAACCATTCGACAGATCCATCACGAACGTGTTGGGTGGCGTGGTCTGCGTCTCGTGCGTCGTGATGACACGGATCCCGCCCGTCGGCCCCTTCTTGGCCATCACATCGATCGCGCCCTCGTAGCACTCCCCCTCGTTCCGCCACAGCCGCTCCTTGCTGAAATCGGCCAGCGACATGCGATCAAGGAAGGGGCGGTTCCCCTCCGGCGTCGCGCCGTCGCCGTCGAGGTAGACGTATCCGTCATCGACGCGGACAACCGAGACGCCATTGGACAGCCGCTTCGACAGCGGCGAACCCGGATCGTTGTAGCGATCGTTGATGGAGCGATCGAACACCAGGCGCGGCTCGCCCACGACCTTTCCACCATCAACATCCAGCGAAACCAGCCAGGTGCGCATCCAGCGGCGCTCGCGCTCGAACTCGCCGACCATCGCGTGGGCGACAGCCGGTCCATCCTGCATCGCGCCCGGCTCAAGCCAGGACATGCCGCTCGCCCGGTGCTGGAGTTTGAGCCACTCGGAGGGCTCGCCCTTGAATGGAGCGGCCAGGAGCATGCAGCGATCGCGATGATCGACCTTCGCCCGCGGGTCGCCGCCGTCGAGGGCCTCGGTCCAGAGGAGCGTGGCGGGCTGGGTGTCGAGCCAGTTGACGCCGCGTGGTCCGGTCTGCACGCCCTGGGTCGGGATGTTCTCTCGCAGGGGCATCTCGACCACGGTGCGCACGGATCTCTCACTCGCCAGATCCAGGACTTCCCAGGTCATCGGGAAGAGCGACCACGGGACCGCGTACGAGTACGGACGCTTGACGGTGCCGACGAGCAGATACTCGCCCGATGGCGAGGATGAGACGCCAGCGTGGATCGCGGGCGCGCCGATCTTGCGGATAGAGCCGGTCTCGATGCTCACCACCGCCAGTTGCCCGGTCATGATCCAGTCAAAGAGGGCCTCATCGTGGGTGTCGTTGAGCAGGTCCTGGTAGGTCCGCACGGGCGCAACGGTCCCGTCGGCGTCCTGCATCACCGGACCGCTCGGCACCGCGGGCCTCTGCGGCATCGAGCCGCGCCCTTCAGGGATCAGTGAAACCAGCACGCTCCGCTGGTCCGGCATCCATCGAACGCCGACGCCCGCGGCTGTATTCAGCGTCGGGCCGACGAGTCGTTTCACGGCGCGTGTCTCGGTATCGCAGACCCAGAGTTCAGTGCCGCTCGGCAAGGGCCTCCCGCCGGCATCGGTTTCACCCGCCGGGTTGATCGTGTTCGTAAACGTGAAGTACCTTCCATCGACGGACCATGAAGGCCCTGAGAGCGCGGCATCGGCGGGCGTCTCGATGCGCATGTCCTTCAACCCGACCGGCTCGCCCTCGCCGGGCATCGGACGCAGGACGAAGCCCGTGTACGGACGGGGGCCGTGCGGCCCGTTGGTGTTGGGGTTCAGCCGAGAGCCGCCCAGACGCAGCATGGGTGCGGCAAGGTCGGCGATCGCAGGGAGATTGCGACGCTCGAGCAGAAGGATCCAGCGATCGTCGGGGCTGATCGAGACCGCAGGCGTGGGCGGGGTATCGAGCACGCGCCGGATCGCTTCCGGGGGCGTCTTATAGCCGGAAATCGACTCGCCGGGCTGTGCGTGCGAGGTGAGAGACGCGACGGCAGCGATGGTCATGGCCAGTGTCCGGTGGGCGAGCGTGCGGTACATGGGGGTCTCCAGTCGATCCGGTCTAGAACCGTACTTCTGTTCATGCAGTGTACCGACTCGCGATGGGCCTGACCCGTCGTCGTGCGCGAGCGAGGGCTGCCCCTATCATCCCCACCCATGCGGATTCCCGGGACGCTCTGGCGGCACATGGCGATCGAGGTCGGGCGGGTGGTGCTCATCACCGCCGCCGTTCTCCTGTGCGTGGTGTCGTTCTCGGCGGTCGTCAAGTTTCTGGCCGAGGGAAAGCTGAGCCCGCTCGACGCGCTGCGTTTCATGGGCGTGATAGCGGTGCCGATGCTGCACTACACCCTGCCGTTCGCTTCCGGGTTCGGCGCGACACTGGCGTACCACAGGATGGTCAGCGACGGGGAGATCCTGGCGGCCCACGCCGGAGGCATCGGCCACCGAGCGGTGCTGATGCCGGCGTTGCTCGCCGCGATCGGGCTCGGGGGGGGGCTCGCCTACCTGAATCAGCAGGTCATCCCCAAGATGCTCGAGTCCTCGCATCGGATGATCACACAGGACATCGCCAAGATCCTCTCGGCATCGATCGAGTCGAGCCAATCGGTGAACTTCGACAACTTTCTGCTGCACGCGGGGAGCGTGAAGCGATTCGGCGCGGACACGTCCAGCGGCGCGACCGAGCGCATGATGCTGACGGATGTGGTCGCGGTGGAGTTCGACCGCAAGGGCGTGATCCGATCCGAGGCGACCGCGCGCCGGGCCTGGCTCTGGGTCTTCCCTCCCGGCGGGCCTGATCCGATGCCGGGCGTCTCTCCCGGTGTTGGGTACGTGAGGATGCGACTGGAAGAGGGGGTCGGGTTCTCCGGCGGGCAGCTGGTCCGATTCACCGAGCTCTCCCCCGATCCCTGGCTGCTCCCAGATTCGTTCCGCACGGACCCGAAGTTCTTCACCAACTCGGAGATGGACACGCTCCGCGAACGCCCCGAACTCATGCACGGCGTCGAGCAGCGGCGATCCCGCCTGGCGCAACGACTCGCTGAACGCCAGACGATGGGAGAGATCAAGGCCTCGCTGCTCAACACCCAGCGCGTGCGCCTCATCGATAGCGCGGGTCAGACGCTGATCCTCCGCGCTTCCGACATCCGCCTGACTCCCGAGCGACGGTGGGCCGTGCTGCCGACCACCCCGGGACGCCCCATCGAGGTCGATCGCTTCATGCCGGACGGAAGTCTGGCCCGCTACGGCGCTCGCTCGGCGGAGATCGTGACGCAGACCATCGATATGGAGGGAATGTCGGAACTCACGGCCCGACTCGTGCTGTCAGAGGTCACGACCATCAGCGGCACAGCCACGGGCAGCAGCGTCGGAGGGAGTGTCGGCGGGGATCGCGCCCAGCTCTCTCTCGGGCCTCTCTATTCCTCGTCGCGCCCCCTCGACGATCTGATCGGACGTTCGTGCGCCGAACTGCTCGAAGCTTCACGGGCGTACACGAACCGCGAACGGCCGGATCTTTTCATCGATGAAGCCGCCTCGGACCTTGCCAAGAGCATCGCGAAACTCGAACGCGAGATCCTGAGCAAGGTGCACGAGCGCTGGGCGATGTCCGCCGCATGCCTCGTCATGACGCTTGCGGGCGCGGCAACCGCGATGCGGCTCGGAAACGCGCTGCCCCTGGCCGTGTACCTCTGGTCGTTCATCCCCGCGCTGGCCGCTGTCATCACCATCACCAGCGGGCAGCAACTGACGCACGACCTCGGCGCGCCCGGCCTCTTCGTGCTCTGGGGAGGCGTGGGATTGCTGGTTGTGTACACCCTCGTCTCCTATTTCCACGTGGCGCGACATTGATGAACGACCATCCGGTGAACGCCTCGCACGCTGCACGGCCGGACCGATCTCCGTGGCCGGTCGTCCTGGCGATCGCCGCGGCACTTCTGCTCGTGCGGCTTGGCTACCTCGCGTGGCTCTGCCCGTACACGCTCGCGGAGGATGAGGCGCATTACTGGGACTGGTCGCGCTCGCTCGACTGGTCGTACTACAGCAAGGGGCCGGGGGTCGCCTGGCTGATCGCAGCGATGACCTCGATCTTCGGCGTATTCGAGCTGGGCATCAGAGCGGGCGCGGCTCTCATGGGCTCGATCGCGACCATCGGCGTCGCCGGGCTGGCCCACGCGACCTACGCGGATCGGCGGACCACCATCGCGACCGCCGCACTCTTCAACCTCATCCCTTTCTACCAGGTCTCGGCGTTGCTCATGACGATCGACATGCCATATGTCGCGTGCTGGGCTGTCGGATCGTGGGCGGCGATGCTCGCACTGCACAAGGGGGGCCGCTGGGCGTGGATCGCGCTCGGCGCGTCCATCGCCGTTGGATTTCTCTTCAAGTACACCATGGCGATGATCGTGCCCGGCATTCTCGGGGCGATGATCGCCGGGCATCTGGCGAGCAAACGCAGCGGCAGACCCGTGCTGCGGATGGATCCGCGCTTCGGACGCTGGGCCGCGTTCTGTGTGCTGGCCGCGCTCACCGGGCTCGCCCCCGTCTTGATCTGGAACGCCGAACGCGACTGGCCCACCGTGCGCCACCTGCTCGGGCACCTGGGCGTGAAGGGCGGCGATGTGCCGACACCGCGCGACCCGTGGACGCCGAAGTGGTTCTTCGAGTTCGTGGCCGTGCAGATCGGCCTGATCGGTCCCGCGCTCGCGCTCATGTACCGGGCGATCGCTCGGGGTGAGACAGGACGCGAGGATTCGCCCGCCGAAGCCGCGATACGCGCCCGGGCTCGCACGCTGGCGTGGATGGGGCTCCCTCTCATCGGGTTCTATCTGGTGGTCTCGCTCATCAACGATGCCGAGGGCAACTGGGCGATCGCTGGGTATGTCACGCTCGTGCCGCTCGCGGCACGCCTCGGCACCGGTCGCAAACGCGCCGGCAAACGGGCGGGCAGGAGATACCCCGCGTGGCTGGCCTGCTGGGTTGTCGGTGTCGTTGTCGCGATCTGCTTCGCGCGCCTGGACATCCTTGCGAAGGTGCCGCTGATCGGGCGGGCTGTGCCGCTCGGAAGACTCATGCAGTCGGACCTGCGAGCGCACGATGTCGATCGGTACGCGAGCATGCTCGCAGAGGAGACCGGGCTCGAGCCCTTCGTGATCGCGAGCCATTACGGGCGAGCGAGCCAGTTGGCGTTCTATATGAAGGATCGGCCTCGGGTGTACTGCGCCGGCCCGCACGTGGGCGGGCGCAAAACACAGTTCGACATGTGGGCATCGACCGATCTCTCGCAACGCTCCGTGAATCTGCAGCTGAGCGGGAGACCGGCGGTGCTCGTCGGCTCGTTGCAGCACCAGTGGGAGCGGGCGTTCGAGCACATCGAGCCCATCGGGGCCCTCAACGGGGAGACGAAGCCGGATCGCGTATCGTTCCTCGGCTATGCGTACCGAGGATTCACTGGCCCCCGACAGGACAAGTAGGCGCAGCGGCGACGAGGGACTGCACGCGTGAAGACAGGTGTCGGACCATTCAGGAGTTGGATCGCCCGGCGCATGCGCCCCCGCGTCGGCTTCGCGTCGCGCGCCGAACTGGAGCTCCGCTTCGTGCGATTCGAGCGCGCCGCGATCTGGCTGCTCGTCGGGTTCCTCGTGGTCTCGCTCCTCGACGGTGCGGCGTGGCGCTGGCTCCGATTCGGCGAAGAGCGCTGGCTCGAATCTCGCGACTGGTACCAGATGCTGCGCCAACTCGGATACCTGCCCGTCTGGATCTTCGTCGGCGTCGCGTATGGGCTGTCGGACCTCTACGCGCGAAGACGCGGCGAGCCCGATCGCGGACCGCGATCCGTCATGATCATCCTCGCGCCCGTGCTCGCCGGGCTCATCGCGGAGATGCTCAAGCGGACCATCGGCAGGGAGCGCCCGCCCGAGCGGGCGATCATCACCGCCGAGAACCCGCTGCCCGATCAGCCGTCGCTCCAGTATGTCTACAAGCCCTTCCTCAGCGGCTGGACCGACGACACGAACATGGGCATCCCGTCGAGCCATGCCGCCGTCGCGTTCGGTGCGCTCGTGCTGCTCGGCTTCATGCACCGGGGGGCGAGGCCGGTCTTCTGGCTGCTGGCGATCGGGTGCGCGGCATCGCGCGTCATCGCGGGCGCTCACTGGCTGAGCGATGTCTACGCGGGAGCGGTGATCGGAGCCCTCTGCGCGACGCTCGTGTGGTCGCGGATGGGGTGTGGCTGGTCTCGTGACGCACGCGACATCTGGCGATCGCGGGGGAGGCGTCTCGGATGAGCATCCTCGACCGCTCGATCGCCAGGCACTTTGTCGCGAACGTCGTCATGCTGACGATCATTCTGTGCTGCTTCGTCGTGACGATCGACGTCTCGGTGAACGCGGACCGGTATATCCGCAACGCCGCGAAACTCGCGACCGAGAACGGGCAGCCCCCCTCCTCGCTCCGCACAGGGCTCGTCACGGTCTTCCTCGTCGCGGACCTCTGGTGGCCCCGGCTCATCCAGCTCGTCACCTATCTGCTCGGCCTCGTGATGGCGGGCGCGATGGGGTTCACATGCTCGCAGATGGTCAGGCACCGCGAGATGGTGGCCATCCTCGCGTCCGGACAGCCCCTCTCAAGGATCGCAAGGCCGATCCTTCTCTCTGCGTGCGTGCTCTGCGGAGGACAGCTCGCTGTGCAGGAGACCGTCCTCCCGCGGATCGCGCCACTGCTCACCAGAGACACGGGCGAGGCGGGCGGTCGGAAGATCTCAACGACCAGCGTGCCGCTCATGGCCGACGGGCAGAGCAACGTCATCATGGCCTCGTCCTTCGATGCCGACGCGGAGGGCGGCGCGGGAGCCATGACAAGTCTGATCGTCTGGCTTGTCGGTGAGAGCGGCATCAAAGACCGACGCATCACCGCGGACAGGGCCGTCTGGCAGGCCGATGTCGGAGCGTGGCGCCTGGAGAATGGCGTCGTCGAGAACCGCGCCGTTGAAGAGGGATCTCGCCTCTCGCGCATCGATCGCTTCGAGACCGATCTCACGCCGACCGCCATCACCGTCCGGCGATACAGCGGCTACAGCCAGTGCCTCTCCTGGAGCCAACTCGTCGAACTCGAGGCCGCAACACGCGACTCGCGAGGCGCCGACGCACGGAGGCAACTCGCGCGGCTCGAACGCCTCCGATGGGGACGCCTCGCCACCATCGCGACAACGCTCCTGGCCCTCTCCATCACCATGCCCTTTTTCATCACCCGTGAGCCGCGGAACATGGTCCTCCAATCCCTCAAGTGTGCCCCCGTCGCGATCATTTCGCTCATGGGCGGCGCACTCGGATCCGCGGCGGCGATTCCCGGGGTGCCTGCGGCAGTCAGCGTTTTCGTCCCGGCCATGATCCTCACTCCGATAGCGATCGCCACCCTAACAAGCATCAAGACCTGAGGTAGATTCCTGCCATTTTCAGCGTCATTCTGTGGTGCGGGTTTGGAATCGGAACACAGGCGAGCGTCATCTGTAAGAAGAGGTAGAATGTTTTCAAGCGCGCCCAAGCAGGAGCGATGGAGTTTCTCGCCGGCGCCAGGAGCAGCACAATGAGATCGCGGAAGCTGAACGTCACGATTGCGGCCTTGATCGGAGCCACGCTCTTCACGGCCGCGCCGGCGGCGACCGGGGCATCGACAACCTTCCAGCCGGAGGCGAAGGCCACCGAGAAGAAAGTACTCAAGGCCGGTGACCGAGCGCCGGAGTTCAAGGTCGAGAAGTTCATCAAGGGCGACGCGATCACCGGGTTCGAGAAGGGACACGTCTACGTCGTCGAGTTCTGGGCGACGTGGTGCGGCCCCTGCATCAAGGCCTTCCCGCACCTGACGGAACTTCAGAAGCAGTACGCGGGCGATGTCACGATCATCGGCACGAACATCTGGGAGACCAACAAGTACGACGACAGCACGCTCGCGAAGGTAGAGAAGTTCGTGGCCCAGAAAGACGACGTGATGGGCTACACCGTGGCCTACGACGGACCGTCGCGCCACATGGACGAGAAGTGGATGCGAGCCGCCGGACGCAACGGCATCCCCTCCGCGTTCGTGGTCGGCAAGCAGGGCGTGGTCGAGTGGATGGGCCACCCGATGTGGCTCGACGTCGTGCTCGCGGAGGTCGTCGCAGACAAGTGGGACGCAGCGACCGGCCAGAGCAAGCTCGAAGCGATCGAAGGAAAGCTCGGCGAGGCGTTCCGGCTCTCACGCAGCGATCCCGCCGGAGCCCTTGCCAAGTTCGAAGAGATCGAGCGTGAGTATCCCTCCGTCGGGCATATGTTCGAGGACACAAAGGCCGCATGGATGATGGCCGCAGGCGACACCAAGGGCGCTTCTGCCATCTTCGCGAAGAACGTCGACAAGATGATCGCGAGCGGCGATTCCGAGGGTCTCAACGCGATCGCCTGGGGCATGGTCGATCCCGATTCCCCCGCAAAGAACCCCGATCTTGATCTCGCCCTGAAAGCCGCCGAAGCCGCGGACCGCCTGAGCGAGCACAAGAACCCGGCCATCATCGACACGCTCGCCCGCGTCCACTTTGTCAAGGGAGACGTCACGAAGGCGATCGAGCTGCAGACGAAGGCCGTTGGGCTCGCGAGCGGCGAGATGAAGGCCGATCTCGAGAAGGTCCTTGCCGAGTACAAGAGCAAGAAGTGAGCCGCCCGCACGAGAACTGAGTCTCTTCCAGAGCCCCGGGCATTCCCGGGGCTCTGTTGTTTCTGCCCCGATAGAACGCTTGAATACGCATCCAGAGACGGAACATCCGATGCAGCAGTACCACATGTGGTTCAATCTTGTCGAGTCCCACCGCGACATGGAGTTCGCTGGCCATGTCCGCGCGTATCTGGATCACCTGAAGGGGAAGGGGCTCATCGACGACTGGTCGCTGTCGCGCCGCAAGTTCGGGTTCGCACCACCCGAGCTCGGCGAGTGGCACGTTGTCGTCCGCACGAGAGACATGTCGCAGCTCGACGGCGCGTTCGGCCTCGTCGCGACCAGATCTGGCGAGATCGAGACGCTGCATCGGCCGGTCTACTCAATGGTCAAAGACTTCAAGAGCGCGCTCTACCGCGACTTTCCCGATCCCGAGCGTGCTCGCTGACCCGGACCGGCCTCTTCGACGGGCGGCACGCGCCGCGGGGCTTTCTCCACCCCTTCGAGTGCCGCCAGCCAAGCGCGACGAGACGCGACATCCGCCCTGCCGCACACGGTCATCAGCGAGGCGTACGGATCGAGCGAGGCGTGGGCCTCGTCCCACGCGGCGATCTGGCTCTCAAGACGATCGAGCGCCTCAGAAGCCGCCTTGACCCATCGCGCACGCTGGCTCGGCGTCAGTGCCCCGAGAAATCGAACCCGCGAGCGAAGAGGATCGTGTGAGACCGTGATCGCCTCGGCCCGAATGGGCGGCCCGATCCACGCCCGAAGCGCGCGGAGTCCCGACGGCGTGATGGAGTACACGCGACGCGCCCGAAGGCCCTTCGACGATGCCTTCGACGAGAGCAGACGCTGCCGCTCCAGTCGCTGCACAAGCGGGTATATCGAGCCCGCGCTCGCCGACCATTGCGTCGATGGCGACCTCATCATGTGGCAACGCACGTCGTACGGGCTGCACGGGCCGAGCTGCCAGATCAGACCGAGCACAAAGCTCTCAAGTTCGCTGCGTGGGGCTCTCGCCATGTGGACGGAGCGTACCCGCTTCTGCCAGCCCCTGCGCGCTGATCGATTCGGCGTACATTCGGACCCGCAATGTGGCGAGCGATGGCGAACCGTTCGCTCGCTCGCGCTGATACCATCCGTCTATGAACAACCCTTCTCTCACCAGAATCGTCGCCGCAACGCTCGCGCTCGCGGGCTCGATCACCCTCCCCATGTCGGCTCTTGCACAGGGCGCAGGCACCACAAAGGCCGCACAGCCGATCACAGATCGGGCGACGGGCGGCTGGTCCGTCCTCTTCGACGGCTCTTCCACAGAGCACTGGCGCAGCTACCGGAAAGACTCCTTCCCCGCAAAGGGCTGGATCATCGAGGATGGCATGCTGAAGGTCACCGCAGGCGGGGGCGGCGGCGACATCATCACGAAAGACCAGTACGGCGATTTCGATCTTGAGCTCGAGTTCAAGGTTGCGCCGGGCGCCAACAGTGGCATCATGTATCGCGTCACCGAGGCCTTCGACTGGCCCTGGATGACCGGCCCCGAGTACCAGATCCTCGACGATGCCAAGCACAACGACGGCAAGAACACCATGACCTCCGTCGGCGCGGTGTACGCCCTGTACGCCGCGAAGGACGACAAGAAGGTCAACCCCCCCGGCGAATGGAACACGGCCCGGATCCGTCTGGAAGCCGGTAAGTTGACCCACATGCTCAATGGCGAGGTCATCGTCGAGTGTCGCATCGACAACAACGAGTGGAAGCAGAAGATCGCCGCCAGCAAGTTCAACAGCATGCCGGGGTTCGGCATCCAGCCCCGAGGCCACATCTCGCTGCAGGACCACGGCGACGACGTCTGGTTCCGCAACATCCGCATCCGCTCGCTTGACGCCACGCCTCGGGCGCAGGGACTCTCACCCGCCGGACGAGGGGAGATGCTCTTCAACGGCAAGGATCTCACCGGCTGGAGCGTCTTCTCATCAACCGATCCCGGCGCATCGCCCGTCTGGTCGGTGAAAGACGGCGTGCTCGTCTGCTCCGGGAATCCCGCGGGGTACATCAAGACGGTCGAGAGCTACGAGGACTTTGTCCTCACACTCGAGTGGCGGTGGAACCCCGAGACCAAAGCCGCCGGGAACAGCGGCGTGCTCCTGC from Phycisphaeraceae bacterium includes the following:
- a CDS encoding LptF/LptG family permease; this translates as MSILDRSIARHFVANVVMLTIILCCFVVTIDVSVNADRYIRNAAKLATENGQPPSSLRTGLVTVFLVADLWWPRLIQLVTYLLGLVMAGAMGFTCSQMVRHREMVAILASGQPLSRIARPILLSACVLCGGQLAVQETVLPRIAPLLTRDTGEAGGRKISTTSVPLMADGQSNVIMASSFDADAEGGAGAMTSLIVWLVGESGIKDRRITADRAVWQADVGAWRLENGVVENRAVEEGSRLSRIDRFETDLTPTAITVRRYSGYSQCLSWSQLVELEAATRDSRGADARRQLARLERLRWGRLATIATTLLALSITMPFFITREPRNMVLQSLKCAPVAIISLMGGALGSAAAIPGVPAAVSVFVPAMILTPIAIATLTSIKT
- a CDS encoding LptF/LptG family permease → MRIPGTLWRHMAIEVGRVVLITAAVLLCVVSFSAVVKFLAEGKLSPLDALRFMGVIAVPMLHYTLPFASGFGATLAYHRMVSDGEILAAHAGGIGHRAVLMPALLAAIGLGGGLAYLNQQVIPKMLESSHRMITQDIAKILSASIESSQSVNFDNFLLHAGSVKRFGADTSSGATERMMLTDVVAVEFDRKGVIRSEATARRAWLWVFPPGGPDPMPGVSPGVGYVRMRLEEGVGFSGGQLVRFTELSPDPWLLPDSFRTDPKFFTNSEMDTLRERPELMHGVEQRRSRLAQRLAERQTMGEIKASLLNTQRVRLIDSAGQTLILRASDIRLTPERRWAVLPTTPGRPIEVDRFMPDGSLARYGARSAEIVTQTIDMEGMSELTARLVLSEVTTISGTATGSSVGGSVGGDRAQLSLGPLYSSSRPLDDLIGRSCAELLEASRAYTNRERPDLFIDEAASDLAKSIAKLEREILSKVHERWAMSAACLVMTLAGAATAMRLGNALPLAVYLWSFIPALAAVITITSGQQLTHDLGAPGLFVLWGGVGLLVVYTLVSYFHVARH
- a CDS encoding PadR family transcriptional regulator, yielding MARAPRSELESFVLGLIWQLGPCSPYDVRCHMMRSPSTQWSASAGSIYPLVQRLERQRLLSSKASSKGLRARRVYSITPSGLRALRAWIGPPIRAEAITVSHDPLRSRVRFLGALTPSQRARWVKAASEALDRLESQIAAWDEAHASLDPYASLMTVCGRADVASRRAWLAALEGVEKAPRRVPPVEEAGPGQRARSGSGKSR
- a CDS encoding DUF1080 domain-containing protein gives rise to the protein MNNPSLTRIVAATLALAGSITLPMSALAQGAGTTKAAQPITDRATGGWSVLFDGSSTEHWRSYRKDSFPAKGWIIEDGMLKVTAGGGGGDIITKDQYGDFDLELEFKVAPGANSGIMYRVTEAFDWPWMTGPEYQILDDAKHNDGKNTMTSVGAVYALYAAKDDKKVNPPGEWNTARIRLEAGKLTHMLNGEVIVECRIDNNEWKQKIAASKFNSMPGFGIQPRGHISLQDHGDDVWFRNIRIRSLDATPRAQGLSPAGRGEMLFNGKDLTGWSVFSSTDPGASPVWSVKDGVLVCSGNPAGYIKTVESYEDFVLTLEWRWNPETKAAGNSGVLLRVNGEDKVWPRSVEAQLHSGNAGDFWNIGEMAMTVDPARANGRNTRKMAAAEKPIGEWNRYVISCIGDTITLKINGQLVNEATGVERIAGPIALQSEGTEIHFRNIAVVPVQAKE
- a CDS encoding redoxin family protein, with translation MRSRKLNVTIAALIGATLFTAAPAATGASTTFQPEAKATEKKVLKAGDRAPEFKVEKFIKGDAITGFEKGHVYVVEFWATWCGPCIKAFPHLTELQKQYAGDVTIIGTNIWETNKYDDSTLAKVEKFVAQKDDVMGYTVAYDGPSRHMDEKWMRAAGRNGIPSAFVVGKQGVVEWMGHPMWLDVVLAEVVADKWDAATGQSKLEAIEGKLGEAFRLSRSDPAGALAKFEEIEREYPSVGHMFEDTKAAWMMAAGDTKGASAIFAKNVDKMIASGDSEGLNAIAWGMVDPDSPAKNPDLDLALKAAEAADRLSEHKNPAIIDTLARVHFVKGDVTKAIELQTKAVGLASGEMKADLEKVLAEYKSKK
- a CDS encoding S9 family peptidase, which gives rise to MYRTLAHRTLAMTIAAVASLTSHAQPGESISGYKTPPEAIRRVLDTPPTPAVSISPDDRWILLLERRNLPAIADLAAPMLRLGGSRLNPNTNGPHGPRPYTGFVLRPMPGEGEPVGLKDMRIETPADAALSGPSWSVDGRYFTFTNTINPAGETDAGGRPLPSGTELWVCDTETRAVKRLVGPTLNTAAGVGVRWMPDQRSVLVSLIPEGRGSMPQRPAVPSGPVMQDADGTVAPVRTYQDLLNDTHDEALFDWIMTGQLAVVSIETGSIRKIGAPAIHAGVSSSPSGEYLLVGTVKRPYSYAVPWSLFPMTWEVLDLASERSVRTVVEMPLRENIPTQGVQTGPRGVNWLDTQPATLLWTEALDGGDPRAKVDHRDRCMLLAAPFKGEPSEWLKLQHRASGMSWLEPGAMQDGPAVAHAMVGEFERERRWMRTWLVSLDVDGGKVVGEPRLVFDRSINDRYNDPGSPLSKRLSNGVSVVRVDDGYVYLDGDGATPEGNRPFLDRMSLADFSKERLWRNEGECYEGAIDVMAKKGPTGGIRVITTHETQTTPPNTFVMDLSNGSRTALTTFTDPLPELRKIKREIITYARDDGAPLSATMYLPPDYVEGTKLPLFIWAYPNEVSDTSTAGQVSGSQHRFTQIGGSSHLFLLLAGYAVMDNASMPVIGDPETVNDTFVKQIVANAQAAIDKAVSMGVGDPTRVAVGGHSYGAFMTANLLAHCPPGMFKAGIARSGAYNRTLTPFGFQSERRSFWEAQDVYMNMSPFTHADKIKTPILMIHGQIDNNSGTFPIQSERLFQAIKGTGGTARLVMLPYESHGYMARESVMHVLAESIEWLDRYVKNASEASTHGASESAN
- a CDS encoding phosphatase PAP2 family protein, with the translated sequence MKTGVGPFRSWIARRMRPRVGFASRAELELRFVRFERAAIWLLVGFLVVSLLDGAAWRWLRFGEERWLESRDWYQMLRQLGYLPVWIFVGVAYGLSDLYARRRGEPDRGPRSVMIILAPVLAGLIAEMLKRTIGRERPPERAIITAENPLPDQPSLQYVYKPFLSGWTDDTNMGIPSSHAAVAFGALVLLGFMHRGARPVFWLLAIGCAASRVIAGAHWLSDVYAGAVIGALCATLVWSRMGCGWSRDARDIWRSRGRRLG
- a CDS encoding glycosyltransferase family 39 protein; amino-acid sequence: MNDHPVNASHAARPDRSPWPVVLAIAAALLLVRLGYLAWLCPYTLAEDEAHYWDWSRSLDWSYYSKGPGVAWLIAAMTSIFGVFELGIRAGAALMGSIATIGVAGLAHATYADRRTTIATAALFNLIPFYQVSALLMTIDMPYVACWAVGSWAAMLALHKGGRWAWIALGASIAVGFLFKYTMAMIVPGILGAMIAGHLASKRSGRPVLRMDPRFGRWAAFCVLAALTGLAPVLIWNAERDWPTVRHLLGHLGVKGGDVPTPRDPWTPKWFFEFVAVQIGLIGPALALMYRAIARGETGREDSPAEAAIRARARTLAWMGLPLIGFYLVVSLINDAEGNWAIAGYVTLVPLAARLGTGRKRAGKRAGRRYPAWLACWVVGVVVAICFARLDILAKVPLIGRAVPLGRLMQSDLRAHDVDRYASMLAEETGLEPFVIASHYGRASQLAFYMKDRPRVYCAGPHVGGRKTQFDMWASTDLSQRSVNLQLSGRPAVLVGSLQHQWERAFEHIEPIGALNGETKPDRVSFLGYAYRGFTGPRQDK